AGTATGACATGTCTTTAACCTTTTTGACTAGCTGTCACACCTGTACGATAGAGTGTAAAGATAGCCCCTTGGTCCCAGTCGGCAAGGACCTCTGCTTTGTAAGCATTAAGATTATCAATCGCTGCCCTCGCTTCAACTAAGCCTTATTCTTCTTATTCTTGCTGAAGAAGATGGTAAGTTACAAAAAGATATTGCGCAAATACTTTATATCACACTTTCTACCTTGACACGCCTTGTTGAAAAACTAATTTATAAAGGTTATGTCACAACATTAGCCGAAGGACGTACTAGACAAGTCTATCTTACGGTTAAAGGCAGAAATTTACTACCTGATATTCAAGAAGCTTGAAATGATTTGCATATTCGTTACAAAGCACTTCTTGCTGATGATTACGCAGATAACTTGGCTTCTATCATCAATCTCAATGCCGAAAAGCTTAAATAATCGGAGAATAAATAACTCCGATTTTTTTATTTTTTTTTTGAGCCAAAATAGTTGTATGTACAATTAAAATATTTTATGATATCTCCATTAACAAATGAAAGAGGTATAGTTCATGTTATCTATTAATTTTCCAGAAAAATTCACACCAGGTTTGACTGATAACTTTGTTTCAAACGAAGTTGTCTTTAAAGACCTTGACTTTGACAAAATCCTTGACGGTTTGCTTGACGCTGGTAAATGAGAAACTTATTACGAAAATTCATCAGACATACACATGTATAACCAAGACTCTACTGTTCTAAAAAACGACACACATTTCCACTTTAAAACATTTGGTTTTGACGTGGAAGCTCAAGTTGAAGAATATGATTTAGATGCTGAAAATGGCGTTTTACGCTTAGCATGGCATGGTTGGAACAAAGCTGAAGGTGGTGAATTTCTTGACGTTTACCATGCTTGGTTAGTTCAAAAATTGGACCGTAACCGTGTTCGTATCTTGACACAAGAATCTCAAATCGGTACACCTGCCAAAGAGTAGCAAAATCTGTTCCTAATACAATGATGCTTGGTCACCAAGCTTGGTTAGACGGACTTGTTGCCTTTGCTAAATACTAGAAAAAATAGCTTCTAAGTGTTATCATAGAAAGAAAACTGGAGAAAGTTATGTCAAAAGAAGATATCAAAAAACAAATTCGCACTGCCTTTGACCACCGTGTTGCTGTCCGCGTTTACAACGACCAAGAAATTTTCCATGATGATATGGATTTTATCCTTGATACAGCTTGGTTGAGCCCTTCTTCTATTGGTTTAGAAGCTTGGCGCTTCGTTGTTCTTAACCGCAAACAAATTGAAAAACTTCGTGATGAACTCAAGGGCGTTGCTTGGGGGGCTCAATCCCAATTAGATACAGCAAGTCATTTTGTTCTCCTCATTGCTGAAAAAAATGCACGCTATGATTCTGAATCGGTCAAAAATAGCCTTATTCGACGTGGTATCAGTGAAGGTGATGCTCTTAACAGCCGTTTAGCAGCCTACGAATCTTTCCAAAAAAATGATATGAAAATGGCTGATAATCCACGCGCTTTGTTTGACTGGACTGCCAAACAAACTTATATCGCACTTGGAAATATGATGACCTCAGCTAGCATGCTTGGCATTGACTCTTGCCCAATCGAAGGGTTCAATTACGAAAAAGTCAATAGTATTTTGGCTAATGCAGGCATCATTAATCCTGATAACGAAGGTATCGTAAGCATGGTATCATTTGGTTATCGTCTACGTGACCCTAAACACCCACGCTCACGTAAACCTCGTGAAGAAGTCATTACATGGCTCGATTAAAAATATAGAAACACACTTCCTTATCCTCGATGAAAAGGAGATTTAGTCAACTACTACATATCCTTTTCAAAGAGAAAATTAACCTTTCATTAACACCGTATAACCAAAAACCAGTTCTGAACGTTGACGTTCAGGACTGGTTTTGTTTATAAAATCAATGACAAGAGGAGATTACATTCATTATTGATTGAATTTTTCTTTCTAAATTTCAGATAACTTAGCACCATTTGAGGCGATAATTCTTTCATCCAAGCATAAGATTTTTTAGGAGTACGTTTCAAGCTGCCAGTACCTTTATCGTCCATATCCACATAAATAAAGCCATAACGTTTTTTCATTTCTCCTGTTGAAAGTGAGACTAAATCAACAGGTCCCCACATGGTATAACCTAAACACTCTACACCATCAATGATAATAGCGTCAGCCATTGCTTGAAGATGATCACGTAAATAATTAATACGATAATCATCCTGAACAATACCATTTTCATCAAGCTCATCAATGGCACCCATACCATTCTCAACAATAAAAATTGGTTTTTGTATGCGATTATAAATCTCATTCATGACGTGACGAAGTCCCAAGGGATCAACTGGCCATCCCACGGCGTCTCTTTAAGATATTGATTCGTAGAGCCATCAACATTAAACCAGTCATCTCCAACTTTAGTGGTATTAGAACGGTAATAAGAAAAAGAAATAAAATAAAGTTGACCTTCTCTAAGAATTTCTTCATCACCATCAGCAAAAATAATTTCTTTCACGCCTCGACGACGCCAGATTTCTTTTGCATAACGTGAGTAATAACCACGCCCCATAATGTCAATAACATACCAATTTTCACGACGTTCCTGTAAGCGATGAAAAACATCTTTGGGCTTACAAGTTGCTGGATATAGTTCACTCATAGCATACAATGCACCAAATTGCCTATTTGGCATCATTTCATGTCCAAGTTTAACAGCACGCGCACTAGCTACAAACATATGATGGGCAGCTTGATAACGGTCTTGTCCTTGACACCAGCCACGATACAACCAATAGCAATCGAGAGAAACTCACCTCGTTTAGCTTTATCCTTAGTACGTGCCGTAACACCAATAACAGCACCACCTTCAGCCATATTATGTAAAAGAAAGGCAGGACGAATCATGGCATCGTATCCAGGATTAGTCAGTAACTGTGTCATAAATGGTGCTAATGCGGTATGCATCCCAGCCATAACCATCCAAGGAAGAGCAGCAGCCAAAAACCCCACAGCAATCGGTCCTACAGTTCCTTCCAAGAACATAAACAAGCTTGCAATACCTTGTCCAATCATATTTCCAAGTGGACCTAAGATAATAAACCCTAAACTTCCCGCTACAAAAATAGTTCCCATTCCGACAAAAATTCCCTTAAAAATATTTGGGATGATCTTATTAAGAAATTTTTCGACATAATAAGCAAGAATAGCAATTAGTAGAGCAGGTAAAAGCGATGTTCCATACGAAAGCAAACGAACACTTATGCCAAATAACGTAATGGGGTCACCTGCTGTTACTAAACCTATAAAACTCCCATGCAATAATGTTGCTGCCGAAGCCATTGCATAAATTGGTGTGGCACCTAATTTATTAGCCGCACCGTAAGCAACAAAAATTGGCATGAAATAAAATGGGGCATCTGCAATAGCTGATAATAGCAAATAACTTGATGAAGTAGCAAAATTACTATCAATAAAGGTCACAATCAATAATAAGACAACCTTTAACATCCCTCCAGCAATCAGACCAGGAATCATCGGGATAACTGAACTTGATACAAAACCAATAATTTTACTACCTGCATTCTTCCACGTCCATGGTTCTGTAGGAGTTAAATCACCATCCAAATTTTCATTGATACTACCACCCGATGTAATATTAAAATCATTCATCATCACATCGTAAGTTTGCAATAAATGTTACCCTAAGATAACCATATACTGACCACCAGCATAGACAACACCTAGGACTCCTTCTAGATTTTCTAAAGCCTCCTTATTAGCTTTTGAAGCATCTTTTAGTTGAAACCGCAACCGTGTCACACAATGAGACAAGGTTTGAATATTGTCAACATCACCGACATTTGTGACAATTTCTTGTGCTAACTTCTTATAATCCATAGCTAACCTCTTTTTGTAATTTTTATCATTTTATTTTGTAAAATTTTACACACTCATTGTAGTTCTTTTTTGAAAGCGATATTAATATTTTTTGATATTTTTTATAATTATTTTTGATATTTTTGTCAAAAACGCTTAAATACTTGATTAGAAAGGTATTTTGATTATGGACATTTTACAAAAAATGCAACTCCACGAACAAGAATATTCAAAATCTGAAGCAAAAGTTTATCACTTCCTCAAGGAGAATTTTGAGAAATTAGAAACGTTGACAATTACTAGAATTGCAACAAATTCACATACTTCTACATCTGTCATCCTACGATTTTGCCAAATTTTGGGCTATAAAGGATTTACAGATTTTCGCTACGATGCTATCAATTATATTCATCAAAAGCCAAAAGAAGAAAACGAAGATATTCTTGACCACATTGCGGATAATTATAGCGTTATTCTAAATCAAATGAAACATTTAGAACGCCAAACAATTGACGAACTTGTTAATTGTATTTTAAAAAGACAGCATCTGCATATTCTTGGTATTTTTCTATCATTACTCCCTGCAAGGTACTTACATTTTGGTTTACAAGATTTAGGTATCGCTAGTCAACTAGCAAGTGATTTAAACAGCGAAAATCATCTTTCAAATATTATTGATGAAGAAGATACACTTATAATGTTTTCTATTTCAGGGTCGTCAGCCAATTTCAATAATACATTAAGTGCTATCTCAAAAAATATGCCACAGAACTCCTATCTAATTACATTAAATGAGCACGCTGCTGCCGCGAAATACTTTAACCATGTCATTACTCTTCTGAAAATTCCATTTCAAAACAATCTATTGTAGATACGCAGGCTATCACTATGATTTTTGTTGAGATTTTGCTCAATATGGCTCATCGAAAATTATAAAGAGGTTGGAACCTATTGTTC
This sequence is a window from Streptococcus macedonicus ACA-DC 198. Protein-coding genes within it:
- the yfeT gene encoding Transcriptional regulator; the protein is MDILQKMQLHEQEYSKSEAKVYHFLKENFEKLETLTITRIATNSHTSTSVILRFCQILGYKGFTDFRYDAINYIHQKPKEENEDILDHIADNYSVILNQMKHLERQTIDELVNCILKRQHLHILGIFLSLLPARYLHFGLQDLGIASQLASDLNSENHLSNIIDEEDTLIMFSISGSSANFNNTLSAISKNMPQNSYLITLNEHAAAAKYFNHVITLLKIPFQNNLL
- the bglA gene encoding 6-phospho-beta-glucosidase yields the protein MFVASARAVKLGHEMMPNRQFGALYAMSELYPATCKPKDVFHRLQERRENWYVIDIMGRGYYSRYAKEIWRRRGVKEIIFADGDEEILREGQLYFISFSYYRSNTTKVGDDWFNVDGSTNQYLKETPWDGQLIPWDFVTS
- the bglP gene encoding PTS system, beta-glucoside-specific IIB component/ PTS system, beta-glucoside-specific IIC component/PTS system, beta-glucoside-specific IIA component — translated: MDYKKLAQEIVTNVGDVDNIQTLSHCVTRLRFQLKDASKANKEALENLEGVLGVVYAGGQYMVILG
- the bglP gene encoding PTS system, beta-glucoside-specific IIB component/ PTS system, beta-glucoside-specific IIC component/PTS system, beta-glucoside-specific IIA component translates to MQTYDVMMNDFNITSGGSINENLDGDLTPTEPWTWKNAGSKIIGFVSSSVIPMIPGLIAGGMLKVVLLLIVTFIDSNFATSSSYLLLSAIADAPFYFMPIFVAYGAANKLGATPIYAMASAATLLHGSFIGLVTAGDPITLFGISVRLLSYGTSLLPALLIAILAYYVEKFLNKIIPNIFKGIFVGMGTIFVAGSLGFIILGPLGNMIGQGIASLFMFLEGTVGPIAVGFLAAALPWMVMAGMHTALAPFMTQLLTNPGYDAMIRPAFLLHNMAEGGAVIGVTARTKDKAKRGEFLSIAIGCIVAGVKDKTVIKLPIICL
- the yfkO gene encoding Oxygen-insensitive NAD(P)H nitroreductase/Dihydropteridine reductase → MSKEDIKKQIRTAFDHRVAVRVYNDQEIFHDDMDFILDTAWLSPSSIGLEAWRFVVLNRKQIEKLRDELKGVAWGAQSQLDTASHFVLLIAEKNARYDSESVKNSLIRRGISEGDALNSRLAAYESFQKNDMKMADNPRALFDWTAKQTYIALGNMMTSASMLGIDSCPIEGFNYEKVNSILANAGIINPDNEGIVSMVSFGYRLRDPKHPRSRKPREEVITWLD
- the bglH gene encoding 6-phospho-beta-glucosidase encodes the protein MGWPVDPLGLRHVMNEIYNRIQKPIFIVENGMGAIDELDENGIVQDDYRINYLRDHLQAMADAIIIDGVECLGYTMWGPVDLVSLSTGEMKKRYGFIYVDMDDKGTGSLKRTPKKSYAWMKELSPQMVLSYLKFRKKNSINNECNLLLSLIL